The Clostridium sporogenes genome contains a region encoding:
- a CDS encoding NEAT domain-containing protein, whose translation MNKSLSKRVATLVFLTNIGVLGSPIVSMPVYAQGNDVVKAAVQNINENKEKSGLYEVTVKTLKENNDEASMASGYLERVNYEIKDGKKYFILTLNRTDWMKNITATVDGNEINPPVKTIEKNDKGEEKGKIRFEIGSLDSKIMLNMNVVPMGNNKVGFRIVPEKDAVKLIEEYKEEIPETKPDTKPETNPEEKVDAKPETNPEEKPDTKPETKPEEKPDIKPEINPEEKPDTKPETKPEVNQEEIGKSGLYELTAKTLQEKNDETSMAGSYLEKINYEIKEGKKYFVLTLKRTDWMKNITATVDGKEINPKVETIERNGEEEKGKIIFEVGSLDSKVMINMDVVPMGNVRVGFRIVPEKDTVKLIQEYKEETPETNPETKPETKPEEKPDTNSETKPEVKKDGLYEVSAKALKEDSDEESKSNSYLDKVEYEIKDGKKYLITNFSSFDVMKNIKVMVDGKDATIKTTKIEEENKGKVKFEVNSLDSEVKFNMTINPVFFINKDVSFRLFLQKDTLKLIQEYKEETPETKPETKPETKPETKPETKPETKPETKPETKPETKPETKPETKKQINVVVLREDSNEPSMAGQYLNKNVTYTEKDGKRFFTITLNKVDWMKNIQVSVDGQSVSYDKKQSGENADLTFEVNSENSQVMLHMNVVPMGNARVGFRIVNSNSVTPETKPEEKPEVKPDNKKDLENGVYKVENSIVAPDSKESEEIQKYLKIDTEVKVQDKKIFIVLKLSNEKYAKNLVVFVDGKPVKISTLNNKGKYLASALLVATNNSSKTSTIKFEVPSLDSDIQVKTYIDEMNKDVNFGVKLKEDTLKLSDIKPETKPEQKPEQKPETKPEPKPEQKPEVKPDTKPISKEGKDGLYSLKAKILKENSDDPSMSAQYVKDINYEIKDGKKYLIVTLNRTDWMKNITATVDGKEIIPTVIEKIKNNNGEEISRIKFPINSLDSKIKLTMNVVPMGNSRVSFRIVPDKNSLKSIKEYNNIASEKDERTSENFKKEDKLVKINSLADGGKEEGKATGKVLPKTGSPINSGLLGSLGVIISGLGLGLKKKGKK comes from the coding sequence ATGAATAAAAGTTTATCTAAAAGAGTTGCAACATTAGTATTCTTAACTAATATTGGAGTTTTAGGTAGTCCAATTGTTTCAATGCCAGTATACGCTCAAGGGAATGATGTAGTAAAAGCCGCAGTACAAAATATTAATGAAAACAAAGAGAAAAGTGGATTATATGAAGTAACAGTAAAAACATTAAAAGAAAATAATGATGAAGCATCTATGGCAAGTGGTTATTTAGAAAGAGTAAACTATGAAATAAAAGATGGAAAAAAATATTTTATATTAACATTAAATAGAACTGATTGGATGAAAAATATAACAGCTACCGTGGATGGAAATGAAATTAATCCACCAGTTAAAACTATTGAAAAAAATGATAAAGGCGAAGAAAAGGGAAAAATAAGATTTGAAATTGGAAGTTTAGATTCAAAAATAATGTTAAATATGAATGTAGTACCAATGGGGAATAATAAAGTAGGTTTTAGGATAGTACCAGAAAAAGATGCAGTTAAATTAATAGAGGAATACAAAGAAGAAATTCCTGAAACAAAACCTGATACCAAGCCAGAAACAAATCCAGAAGAAAAAGTTGATGCTAAACCAGAAACAAATCCGGAAGAAAAACCTGACACTAAGCCAGAAACAAAACCTGAAGAAAAACCTGATATTAAGCCAGAAATAAATCCAGAAGAAAAACCCGATACTAAGCCAGAAACAAAACCTGAAGTGAATCAAGAAGAAATAGGGAAAAGCGGATTATATGAATTAACAGCAAAAACATTACAGGAAAAAAATGATGAAACATCTATGGCAGGCAGTTATTTAGAAAAAATAAATTACGAAATAAAAGAAGGGAAAAAATACTTTGTATTAACACTAAAAAGAACTGATTGGATGAAAAATATAACAGCTACAGTAGATGGAAAGGAAATTAATCCAAAAGTTGAAACTATTGAAAGAAATGGTGAGGAAGAAAAAGGAAAAATAATATTTGAAGTTGGAAGTTTAGATTCAAAAGTAATGATAAACATGGATGTAGTACCAATGGGAAATGTTAGAGTAGGGTTTAGAATAGTACCAGAAAAAGATACAGTTAAATTAATACAGGAATACAAAGAAGAAACTCCAGAAACAAATCCGGAAACAAAACCAGAGACCAAGCCGGAAGAAAAACCGGACACCAATTCAGAAACAAAACCGGAAGTTAAAAAAGATGGTTTATATGAAGTATCAGCAAAAGCATTAAAAGAAGATTCAGATGAAGAATCAAAATCAAATAGTTATTTAGATAAAGTAGAGTATGAAATAAAAGATGGTAAAAAATATTTAATAACAAACTTTAGTTCTTTTGATGTTATGAAAAATATTAAAGTAATGGTAGATGGAAAAGATGCAACAATAAAAACTACAAAAATAGAGGAAGAAAATAAAGGTAAGGTAAAATTTGAAGTAAATAGTTTAGATTCAGAAGTGAAATTTAATATGACTATAAATCCAGTATTTTTTATTAATAAAGATGTATCCTTTAGATTATTTTTACAAAAAGATACCCTTAAATTAATACAGGAATATAAAGAAGAAACTCCAGAAACAAAACCGGAGACAAAACCAGAAACTAAGCCAGAAACTAAACCGGAGACAAAACCAGAGACAAAACCGGAGACAAAGCCAGAAACTAAACCGGAGACAAAACCTGAAACAAAGCCAGAAACAAAAAAACAAATAAATGTAGTAGTTTTAAGAGAAGACTCAAATGAGCCATCTATGGCAGGACAATATTTAAATAAAAATGTTACTTATACGGAAAAGGATGGTAAAAGGTTTTTTACAATAACATTAAACAAAGTAGATTGGATGAAAAATATACAAGTATCAGTAGATGGACAAAGTGTAAGTTATGATAAAAAACAATCCGGTGAAAATGCTGATTTAACATTTGAGGTAAATAGTGAAAATTCACAGGTTATGCTACATATGAATGTAGTACCAATGGGTAATGCAAGAGTAGGGTTTAGAATAGTAAATTCAAATTCAGTAACACCAGAAACAAAACCAGAAGAAAAGCCAGAAGTGAAACCAGACAATAAAAAAGATTTAGAAAATGGAGTATATAAAGTTGAAAATTCAATAGTAGCTCCTGATTCAAAGGAATCTGAAGAAATCCAAAAGTATTTAAAAATAGATACTGAAGTTAAAGTTCAAGATAAAAAAATATTTATAGTCTTAAAACTATCTAATGAAAAATATGCTAAAAATTTAGTTGTGTTTGTAGATGGTAAACCTGTTAAAATAAGTACACTTAATAATAAGGGAAAATACTTAGCTTCAGCCTTACTAGTAGCCACAAATAATAGTAGTAAGACTAGTACAATTAAATTTGAAGTACCTAGTTTAGATTCTGATATACAAGTGAAAACATATATTGATGAAATGAATAAAGATGTTAATTTTGGTGTTAAATTAAAAGAAGATACATTAAAATTATCAGATATAAAACCAGAAACCAAGCCAGAACAGAAACCAGAACAAAAGCCAGAAACCAAACCAGAGCCTAAACCAGAACAAAAGCCAGAAGTAAAACCAGATACTAAACCAATATCAAAAGAAGGAAAAGATGGATTATATAGTTTGAAGGCAAAAATTTTAAAGGAAAATAGTGATGACCCATCTATGTCAGCTCAATATGTGAAAGATATAAATTATGAAATTAAAGATGGGAAAAAATATCTTATAGTAACTTTAAACAGAACGGATTGGATGAAAAATATAACAGCTACAGTGGATGGAAAAGAAATAATACCTACAGTAATAGAGAAAATAAAGAATAATAATGGAGAAGAAATTAGTAGAATAAAATTCCCAATAAACAGCTTAGATTCAAAAATAAAATTAACTATGAATGTAGTTCCAATGGGGAATTCCAGAGTTTCTTTTAGAATAGTTCCTGATAAAAATAGCTTAAAATCTATAAAGGAATATAATAATATAGCTTCAGAAAAGGATGAAAGAACTAGTGAAAATTTTAAAAAAGAGGATAAGCTTGTCAAGATAAATTCACTAGCAGATGGGGGAAAGGAAGAAGGGAAAGCTACAGGAAAAGTTTTACCTAAGACAGGATCACCTATTAATTCAGGGCTATTAGGTTCATTAGGGGTTATAATTAGTGGACTAGGACTTGGATTAAAGAAAAAAGGGAAAAAATAA
- the fsa gene encoding fructose-6-phosphate aldolase → MKIFIDTANVEEIRKASELGVLSGVTTNPSLIAKEGRDLKEVVEEICSIVDGPISAEVISLEHKKMIEEGRELSKLHKNIVIKIPMCEEGLKAVSVLSKEGIKTNVTLIFSSMQALLAARAGATYVSPFLGRLDDIGNPGIEVVEQIADMFKIHGIKTEIIAASVRTPMHVLEAAMSGSHIATIPYKVIIQMSKHALTDIGIEKFMKDYEKVFGENK, encoded by the coding sequence ATGAAAATATTTATAGATACGGCCAATGTAGAAGAGATAAGAAAAGCAAGTGAGCTAGGAGTTTTGTCAGGAGTTACAACAAATCCTTCATTAATAGCAAAAGAAGGAAGAGATTTAAAAGAAGTAGTAGAAGAAATTTGTAGCATAGTAGATGGTCCCATAAGTGCAGAAGTTATAAGTTTAGAACATAAGAAAATGATAGAAGAAGGAAGAGAACTATCCAAATTGCATAAAAACATAGTTATAAAAATACCTATGTGTGAAGAAGGGTTAAAAGCAGTTAGTGTTCTATCTAAAGAAGGAATAAAAACAAATGTAACTCTAATATTTTCATCAATGCAAGCCTTATTAGCAGCTAGAGCTGGTGCAACCTATGTAAGTCCTTTTTTAGGAAGATTGGATGATATAGGGAACCCAGGTATTGAAGTTGTAGAACAAATAGCTGATATGTTTAAAATTCATGGAATAAAAACAGAAATAATTGCAGCCAGTGTAAGAACACCTATGCATGTATTGGAAGCTGCGATGTCAGGATCTCATATAGCTACAATACCATATAAAGTTATAATTCAAATGTCAAAGCATGCATTAACTGATATAGGAATTGAAAAATTTATGAAGGACTATGAAAAAGTCTTTGGAGAAAACAAATAA
- a CDS encoding ribonuclease J: protein MSNKDSIKVIPLGGLGEIGKNITAFEYENEIVIIDCGISFPDEEMYGVDLVIPDITYLLNNKDKVKAIFLTHGHEDHIGSLPYILQQLNRPVYGTALTLGIVENKLKEHNMLSDCELNKVEAGDVVELKNLKVEFIRNTHSIADSCSIAIHTPVGVILHTGDFKIDYTPIDGLVMDFHRIAELGKKGVLLLMADSTNVQRKGHTISEKSIGETLTKIFSNAKGRVIVATFASNIHRMQQIVDASIEYGRKVAFSGRSMENISKVAMDLGYLHIPENYLITVDEMKNYPNEQITIITTGSQGEPMAALARIAYSNHRKIAIEPKDLFIISASPIPGNEKLISRVINELFKKGADVIYEALEEVHVSGHAYEEELKLIHTLVHPQYFMPVHGEYRHLKQHVDLAMELGMEKENIFPLETGQVLEISPEEAKVSGKVRTGSIFVDGIGVGDVGNIVMRDRRHLAKDGMLTIVVTLEKESYSVIAGPDVITRGFIYVKESEALINEVKEIVKEELENCLENKIIEWYVLKSNIKKSVEKYLYEKTKRRPIVLPIIMEI, encoded by the coding sequence ATGAGTAATAAAGATAGTATAAAGGTTATTCCTTTAGGTGGACTTGGAGAAATTGGTAAAAATATAACTGCTTTTGAATATGAAAATGAAATAGTTATTATAGACTGTGGTATATCTTTTCCAGACGAGGAGATGTATGGTGTAGATTTGGTTATTCCAGATATAACCTATCTTTTAAATAATAAAGATAAAGTAAAAGCCATTTTTTTAACTCATGGACATGAAGACCATATAGGATCCTTACCTTATATTTTGCAACAATTAAATAGACCTGTTTATGGTACTGCATTAACCTTAGGTATAGTGGAAAATAAACTAAAAGAACATAATATGCTCTCAGATTGTGAGCTTAATAAGGTTGAGGCAGGAGATGTAGTAGAACTAAAAAATTTAAAGGTGGAATTTATAAGAAATACCCATAGCATAGCAGATTCTTGTTCTATAGCGATTCATACACCGGTGGGAGTTATATTACATACCGGTGATTTTAAAATAGATTACACACCTATTGATGGATTAGTAATGGATTTTCATCGTATTGCTGAATTAGGTAAAAAAGGAGTATTGCTTCTTATGGCTGATAGTACAAACGTGCAGCGTAAGGGACATACAATTTCAGAAAAATCCATAGGAGAAACTTTAACTAAAATTTTTTCAAATGCTAAAGGAAGAGTTATTGTAGCAACTTTTGCTTCAAACATACATAGGATGCAACAAATAGTCGATGCATCTATAGAGTATGGAAGAAAAGTAGCTTTTAGCGGGAGAAGTATGGAAAATATATCTAAGGTAGCTATGGATTTAGGATATCTTCATATACCAGAAAATTATTTAATAACTGTAGATGAAATGAAAAATTATCCTAACGAACAAATAACTATAATAACTACTGGAAGTCAAGGAGAACCTATGGCAGCTCTTGCAAGAATAGCTTATTCTAATCATAGAAAAATAGCTATAGAGCCAAAGGACTTGTTTATTATTTCCGCATCACCAATTCCGGGAAATGAAAAACTTATATCTAGAGTAATAAATGAGCTATTTAAAAAGGGTGCAGATGTAATATATGAAGCATTAGAAGAGGTACATGTATCTGGGCATGCTTATGAAGAAGAATTAAAATTAATTCATACATTAGTCCATCCCCAATATTTTATGCCAGTACATGGAGAATATAGGCACTTAAAACAACATGTAGATTTAGCCATGGAATTAGGCATGGAAAAAGAGAATATCTTTCCTTTAGAAACAGGGCAAGTTTTAGAAATATCACCTGAGGAAGCAAAAGTATCAGGAAAGGTTCGTACAGGATCTATATTTGTAGATGGTATAGGTGTAGGCGATGTAGGTAATATAGTGATGAGAGATAGAAGGCATTTAGCGAAGGACGGTATGTTAACTATAGTAGTAACTCTAGAAAAAGAATCCTACAGCGTAATAGCAGGACCGGATGTAATAACAAGGGGTTTCATATATGTAAAAGAATCAGAAGCCTTAATAAATGAAGTAAAAGAAATAGTAAAAGAAGAACTAGAAAATTGCTTAGAAAATAAAATAATTGAATGGTATGTATTGAAGTCAAATATTAAAAAATCTGTAGAAAAATATTTATATGAAAAAACAAAGAGAAGGCCAATTGTTTTACCTATAATTATGGAAATTTAA
- a CDS encoding alanine/glycine:cation symporter family protein, with the protein MDLLNAVKGINDVLWNYILIFLLCGTGIIFTVSLKFVQVSKFKESFKKAFGGISLRGKKAGKDGMSSFQSLATAVAAQVGTGNLAGAATAIVSGGPGAIFWMWISAFLGMATIFGEAVLAQIFKEKVNGEVTGGPAYYISKGLKSKFLASFFSVTIILALGFIGNMVQANSIGAAFSNISNIPSWIIGIIVAILGLVVFIGGIGRIASVTEKMVPIMALFYIIGSIIILATNYINILPAFKLIFVSAFNPKAAVGGVAGVTVKQAIRYGVARGLFSNEAGMGSTPHAHAVAKVKHPVEQGLVAIVGVFIDTFIVLTFTALVILATGVLDGKTTGIELTQNAFIQGLGSFGGYFIAIALFFFAFSTIIGWYFFGEANVKYLFKGKGLNVYRFLVAIFIVVGTTLKVDLVWELADTFNGLMVIPNVIALIALVKIVKESLKDYNENFKVTDK; encoded by the coding sequence ATGGATCTTTTAAATGCAGTCAAAGGAATAAACGATGTACTGTGGAATTATATACTGATTTTTTTGTTGTGTGGAACAGGAATTATATTTACTGTGTCTTTGAAATTTGTTCAAGTTTCTAAATTCAAAGAGTCCTTTAAAAAAGCCTTTGGAGGTATAAGTCTAAGAGGCAAAAAAGCAGGTAAAGATGGAATGAGTTCATTTCAATCCTTAGCAACAGCAGTAGCTGCTCAAGTAGGTACTGGAAATTTAGCTGGAGCAGCCACTGCCATAGTATCAGGAGGACCTGGAGCAATTTTTTGGATGTGGATTAGTGCATTTTTAGGAATGGCAACTATTTTTGGAGAAGCGGTTTTAGCACAGATTTTTAAAGAAAAAGTTAATGGAGAAGTGACAGGAGGACCAGCTTATTATATAAGCAAAGGACTTAAAAGTAAATTTTTAGCTAGTTTTTTCTCTGTAACTATAATATTAGCTCTAGGATTTATAGGTAATATGGTTCAGGCCAACTCTATAGGGGCAGCTTTTTCAAATATTTCTAATATACCATCTTGGATAATAGGAATAATAGTTGCAATCCTTGGATTAGTTGTTTTTATAGGAGGAATAGGAAGAATAGCTTCTGTTACAGAAAAGATGGTTCCTATAATGGCTTTATTTTATATAATAGGAAGTATTATAATATTAGCTACTAATTATATAAATATATTACCTGCTTTTAAATTAATATTTGTTTCTGCTTTTAATCCTAAAGCTGCTGTAGGTGGAGTAGCAGGGGTTACTGTGAAACAAGCTATAAGATATGGAGTGGCAAGAGGATTATTCTCCAATGAAGCAGGAATGGGATCAACACCACATGCCCATGCTGTAGCTAAAGTAAAACATCCAGTAGAACAAGGTTTAGTGGCTATAGTTGGAGTATTTATAGATACTTTTATAGTTCTTACATTTACAGCATTAGTAATACTTGCAACAGGGGTACTAGATGGTAAAACAACAGGAATAGAATTAACACAAAATGCATTTATTCAGGGATTGGGTAGTTTTGGTGGATATTTTATAGCTATTGCATTATTTTTCTTTGCTTTTTCAACAATAATTGGATGGTATTTCTTTGGAGAGGCTAATGTAAAATATCTTTTTAAGGGCAAAGGGTTAAACGTATACAGGTTTTTGGTAGCAATTTTTATAGTGGTAGGAACAACTTTAAAAGTAGATTTAGTTTGGGAACTTGCAGATACTTTTAATGGACTTATGGTAATTCCTAATGTAATAGCATTGATAGCTTTAGTTAAAATAGTAAAAGAGTCATTAAAAGATTATAATGAAAATTTTAAAGTTACAGATAAATAA
- a CDS encoding methyl-accepting chemotaxis protein, giving the protein MYTDTSFKTKYMITTMCLILPSTFILGIITSYILNLTGKNFLLNILFYVLSGIIIGISSIFKNIKKFINPSILVNEAALSIQNNDFTYKISKENLTNGNEMLQNLNNVMDNLKTMIATVKDLSLNVISSSHENNSYLDNAILKLEEAMLSINNVVTLSSKQANSLNECENLISHLSKDINNILKDMNNSRSFITKALNTIDVIEDTVKNQEIKMKDTKAASLMAVNSVKEFEIKSREISDIVNVIGQISEQTNLLALNASIEAARAGEYGKGFAVVAEEIRKLAEQSANSVESIEKIVKYIESAVSSTVNQITTVNSVVDEQNLSLLEAIKAFNEVSNLVINVSTDITKVLNSANTLTNNCEKTKNEVSSVAHFAEENANNTKEVSNSISNQLNILNKVKTSSNRLSNLSNSLENKINIYKIE; this is encoded by the coding sequence ATGTACACTGATACTAGCTTTAAAACAAAATATATGATTACAACTATGTGTTTAATTTTACCATCAACCTTTATATTAGGAATTATTACATCCTATATTTTAAATCTCACCGGTAAAAATTTTTTATTGAATATTCTATTTTATGTTTTATCAGGAATAATAATAGGAATTTCCTCTATATTTAAAAATATAAAAAAATTTATAAATCCTTCTATTTTAGTTAATGAGGCTGCCCTTAGCATACAAAATAATGATTTTACATACAAAATTTCAAAGGAAAATTTAACAAATGGTAATGAAATGCTCCAAAATTTAAACAATGTAATGGATAATTTAAAAACTATGATAGCTACTGTAAAAGATTTAAGTTTAAATGTAATCTCTAGCTCCCATGAAAATAATTCCTACTTAGATAATGCAATATTAAAACTAGAAGAAGCTATGTTATCTATAAATAATGTAGTTACGCTTTCTTCTAAACAAGCAAATAGTCTTAATGAATGTGAAAATTTAATATCCCATTTATCTAAAGATATTAATAATATACTCAAAGACATGAATAACTCAAGATCTTTTATTACTAAAGCATTAAATACCATAGATGTTATTGAAGATACTGTTAAAAATCAAGAAATAAAAATGAAAGATACTAAAGCTGCTTCACTAATGGCAGTAAATTCTGTAAAAGAATTTGAAATAAAATCTAGAGAAATTAGTGATATAGTTAATGTTATAGGTCAAATTTCAGAGCAAACTAATCTTCTTGCTTTAAATGCATCTATAGAGGCTGCAAGAGCTGGAGAATATGGAAAAGGATTTGCCGTTGTAGCTGAAGAAATTAGAAAACTTGCTGAACAATCTGCTAACTCTGTTGAAAGCATAGAAAAAATTGTAAAATACATTGAAAGTGCTGTTTCTAGTACCGTTAATCAAATAACTACAGTAAACTCAGTGGTAGATGAGCAAAATCTTTCCCTTTTAGAGGCTATAAAAGCATTTAATGAAGTATCTAATCTTGTAATTAATGTATCTACAGATATAACTAAAGTTTTAAATTCTGCAAATACATTGACTAATAATTGTGAAAAAACTAAAAATGAGGTTTCTTCAGTTGCACATTTTGCTGAAGAAAATGCAAATAATACCAAAGAAGTTTCAAATTCTATTAGTAACCAATTAAATATTTTAAACAAAGTTAAAACTTCTTCTAATAGGCTTAGTAATCTCTCTAATTCCTTAGAAAATAAAATAAATATATACAAAATAGAGTAA
- a CDS encoding GGDEF domain-containing protein: MNRFSKNIDIYIIILLLNFFCICSFIYFNLGKNVMLNFIMLSLLFMVSIVAYFRGIVEGFLFSAIIIFFYVTYIIYNNIIYRNPIELITYIWMIDIPLSAFISGRLSENINLIQNINAKLQKEYRDLITIDRTTGLSNLKGFYMDLDREMSKAKRHKLSLSLMIVKIQYYDELNAILGEKKMEEILKVISNVITLAIRGEDISYKLNKDTLSVLMPSTNIQGAEVVKGRIKESISEENLKIKQEDKNVNLDIKIGIVEYENTIKEAFEFKQLAEKELEYDV; encoded by the coding sequence ATGAATAGATTTTCTAAGAATATAGATATATACATAATTATTTTGTTATTAAACTTTTTTTGTATATGTAGTTTTATATATTTTAATTTAGGTAAAAATGTTATGTTAAATTTTATAATGTTGAGTTTATTATTTATGGTGTCAATAGTAGCTTATTTTAGAGGAATAGTTGAAGGTTTTTTATTTAGTGCTATAATTATATTTTTTTATGTTACTTATATAATCTATAATAATATAATTTATAGAAATCCTATAGAACTTATTACCTATATTTGGATGATTGATATACCTTTAAGTGCTTTTATATCTGGAAGGCTATCAGAAAACATAAACTTAATTCAAAATATAAATGCAAAACTGCAAAAGGAATATAGAGATTTAATAACCATTGATAGGACTACTGGCCTTAGTAATTTAAAAGGATTTTATATGGATTTGGATAGAGAAATGAGTAAAGCTAAAAGGCATAAATTAAGTCTATCTCTTATGATAGTAAAAATACAGTATTATGATGAACTTAATGCTATTTTAGGGGAGAAAAAAATGGAAGAAATTTTAAAGGTTATAAGTAATGTTATAACCTTAGCAATTAGGGGAGAGGATATTAGCTACAAATTAAATAAGGATACCCTTTCAGTGCTTATGCCTAGTACAAATATTCAAGGGGCTGAGGTGGTAAAAGGTAGAATAAAGGAAAGTATCAGTGAAGAAAACTTAAAAATAAAACAAGAGGATAAGAATGTTAATCTTGATATAAAAATAGGAATAGTAGAATATGAAAATACTATAAAAGAAGCTTTTGAATTTAAACAATTAGCAGAAAAGGAATTAGAGTACGATGTATAA
- a CDS encoding DUF2334 domain-containing protein — translation MYKKIIIYFMVFFLLFTNVNCKVRAVDNAKEEKVLIVYDSFKFFPYNSNIVYSVRELLGAFNTAVKVVNVADYKKGEIENYDYVFVISIEGELNKKIFIKDLKNYNKKICWIGEGIDIFLQNNSKYSIRYIDSKSDITEVYYSNKENINISKMEKFYLDSKESFTVLKPYSKEAKIYAYLSNGKDYFPYIVNEKNLWHISRIDDNSVIFYIFSDVLNYIFKVDKFKEGKVFIRIEDVHPLRDTNKLKVIADYLYSEDIPFMIALIPTFVDTKTGYVNSMSDQKEFIDTIKYMQEKGGTVILHGYTHQNSKEEASGEGYEFWNGKENAPLKVDMEKYVYDKVGKGIKECVKNNIYPLGFEAPHYAMDMRAYKEIKKYFSTYVGQYQSSDKRFTSTAYPYILEDTEIFNIFIPENLGYVEKENPLWLKEIQENFRQISMVRGYTAGVFFHSYIDINYLKELVDYFKSQNVDFLDLKKEENWVKWNDIKILSKDGKVNIKYKKSEEGNKINNKKSFKEKQFIEKANFIIIIIVAVFVTIFLIIFYVSKKKDKNKFLR, via the coding sequence ATGTATAAGAAAATAATTATTTATTTTATGGTATTCTTTCTACTATTCACAAATGTAAATTGTAAAGTTAGAGCAGTAGATAATGCTAAAGAAGAAAAAGTTTTAATAGTATATGATAGTTTTAAATTTTTTCCCTATAACAGCAATATAGTATATTCTGTTAGAGAACTTTTAGGTGCTTTTAATACAGCTGTGAAAGTAGTAAATGTGGCTGATTATAAGAAAGGGGAAATAGAGAATTATGATTATGTGTTTGTAATTAGCATAGAAGGAGAATTAAATAAAAAAATATTCATAAAAGATTTAAAAAATTATAATAAAAAAATATGCTGGATAGGAGAAGGTATAGATATTTTCTTACAAAATAATTCTAAATATAGCATAAGATATATAGATTCTAAATCAGATATCACAGAAGTCTATTATTCTAATAAAGAAAATATAAATATTTCTAAAATGGAAAAATTTTATTTAGATTCAAAAGAAAGCTTTACAGTTTTAAAACCCTATTCTAAAGAAGCAAAAATATATGCTTATTTAAGTAATGGGAAAGACTATTTTCCTTATATAGTAAATGAAAAAAATTTATGGCATATAAGCAGAATAGATGATAACTCAGTGATTTTTTATATTTTCTCAGATGTTCTAAATTATATATTTAAAGTAGATAAATTTAAAGAAGGGAAAGTTTTTATAAGAATAGAGGATGTTCATCCTTTAAGAGATACAAATAAACTTAAAGTTATAGCAGACTATTTATATAGTGAAGATATACCCTTTATGATAGCTCTTATTCCTACTTTTGTAGATACTAAAACAGGTTATGTAAATAGTATGTCAGATCAAAAAGAATTCATTGATACTATAAAATATATGCAGGAAAAAGGTGGCACAGTAATACTACATGGATACACCCACCAAAATAGTAAAGAAGAAGCTTCAGGAGAGGGATATGAGTTTTGGAATGGAAAAGAAAATGCTCCTTTGAAAGTGGATATGGAAAAGTATGTGTATGACAAAGTAGGAAAAGGTATTAAAGAATGTGTAAAAAATAATATATATCCATTAGGCTTTGAAGCACCTCATTATGCTATGGACATGAGAGCATATAAAGAAATTAAAAAGTATTTTTCCACTTATGTAGGACAATATCAAAGTAGCGATAAAAGATTTACAAGTACAGCATATCCTTACATACTAGAGGACACAGAAATTTTTAATATATTTATCCCTGAAAACTTGGGATATGTAGAAAAGGAAAATCCACTATGGCTTAAGGAAATACAGGAGAATTTTCGTCAGATTTCTATGGTAAGGGGATATACTGCTGGAGTATTTTTTCATTCTTATATAGATATAAATTATTTAAAAGAACTAGTTGATTATTTCAAAAGTCAAAATGTTGATTTTTTAGATTTGAAAAAAGAAGAAAATTGGGTTAAATGGAATGACATAAAAATTTTATCAAAGGATGGGAAGGTAAATATAAAGTATAAAAAAAGTGAAGAGGGTAATAAAATTAATAATAAAAAAAGTTTTAAAGAGAAACAGTTTATAGAAAAAGCTAATTTTATAATTATAATAATAGTGGCTGTATTTGTGACTATATTTCTTATTATATTTTATGTATCCAAGAAAAAGGATAAAAATAAATTTTTAAGGTGA